In Mus caroli chromosome 19, CAROLI_EIJ_v1.1, whole genome shotgun sequence, a genomic segment contains:
- the Tpd52l3 gene encoding tumor protein D55 — protein MDQSHLKSCPTGQKSEPAGLAVSSTSPNCFSSNQGLDSVYQDLDLDSLNEDLSLPVPDAMTETSASTNESRLASEPNLTEAEQLELKSELTKLEEEILNLRDLLAAKEKRCGELKRKLGCVPLVGLRQNLSKSWHDVQASNTYMKQKTSTALASVGSAICRKLGDVKNSSTFRSLEGLVGTVKSRVAGGRELGSGLLPSPVSGSDPHSTLGSGYETVPGLDEQLFSVLKPE, from the coding sequence ATGGACCAGTCTCACCTCAAGTCCTGTCCCACTGGCCAGAAGTCTGAGCCTGCAGGCCTAGCTGTCAGCTCCACCAGCCCCAACTGTTTCTCCTCAAACCAAGGATTGGACTCCGTCTACCAAGACCTGGACCTGGACTCTCTGAATGAAGATCTTTCCTTGCCTGTTCCAGATGCCATGACAGAGACCTCTGCGTCCACAAATGAATCCCGCCTAGCTTCAGAACCAAATCTGACAGAGGCTGAGCAACTGGAGCTCAAATCTGAGCTTACTAAACTGGAGGAAGAGATCTTAAACTTACGTGACCTGCTTGCAGCCAAAGAGAAGCGGTGTGGCGAACTCAAGAGGAAGTTAGGCTGCGTGCCCTTGGTGGGACTGAGGCAGAATCTGTCTAAGAGCTGGCATGATGTTCAGGCCTCCAACACCTACATGAAGCAGAAGACGTCAACTGCCCTGGCTTCGGTGGGTTCTGCCATCTGCAGGAAGCTTGGAGATGTGAAGAATTCGTCCACGTTCAGATCTCTGGAAGGGCTGGTGGGAACAGTCAAATCAAGAGTTGCAGGTGGCAGAGAGCTCGGCAGTGGCCTTCTCCCTTCACCAGTGAGTGGCAGTGATCCACACTCGACTCTGGGGAGTGGATATGAAACTGTTCCAGGGCTTGATGAGCAGCTATTTTCTGTCCTGAAGCCAGAGTAA